A single region of the Sus scrofa isolate TJ Tabasco breed Duroc chromosome 17, Sscrofa11.1, whole genome shotgun sequence genome encodes:
- the SRMS gene encoding tyrosine-protein kinase Srms yields the protein MESFLRKRLTFLASFWDKIWPAGAPPFPDPDADVEPEPAAGEAAASEPRSGPAPARLFTALYDFRARSAEELSVRRGDRLCALREEGGYVLARRLSGWPSTGLVPIAYVAEAAPESLSDQPWYFSGISRTQAQQLLLSPANAPGAFLIRPSESSHGDFSLSVRAQTGVCHYRVSTAADGSLYLQKDRLFPSLEELLAYYKANWKRTQNPLLQPCVPQKPPEWDEWERPHSEFTLRRKLGRGYFGEVWEGLWLGFVPVAVKVIKAADMKLADLAQEIQTLKSLRHERLIRLHAVCSAGDPVYIVTELMRKGSLRAFLGSPEGRALSPPLLLTFGCQVAEGMSYLEEQRIVHRDLAARNVLVGDDLACKVADFGLARLLKDDFYSPSSGSKIPVKWTAPEAANYCVYSPKSDVWSFGVLLYEVFTYGQCPYEGMSNHETLQQISRGYRLPRPAACPAEVYALMLECWSGCPERRPAFAALQGRLGAVGRRRRPALT from the exons ATGGAGTCCTTCCTCAGGAAGCGCCTGACCTTCCTGGCCTCCTTCTGGGACAAGATCTGGCCGGCAGGTGCGCCGCCCTTCCCGGACCCCGACGCCGACGTGGAGCCGGAGCCCGCGGCCGGGGAGGCCGCCGCCTCGGAGCCCCGCAGCGGCCCCGCGCCCGCGCGGCTCTTCACGGCGCTGTACGACTTCAGGGCGCGGAGCGCAGAGGAGCTGAGCGTCCGCCGCGGGGACAGGCTCTGTGCCCTCAGGGAGGAGGGCGGCTACGTCTTGGCCCGCAGGCTCTCAGGCTGGCCCAGCACCGGGCTGGTGCCCATCGCATATGTGGCGGAGGCCGCCCCCGAGTCGCTCTCGGACCAGCC CTGGTACTTCAGCGGCATCAGCCGAACCCAGGCCCAGCAGCTGCTCCTGTCCCCCGCCAATGCACCCGGGGCCTTCCTTATCCGGCCCAGCGAGAGCAGCCATGGGGACTTCTCGCTGTCAG TCCGGGCCCAGACCGGAGTCTGCCACTACCGCGTCTCCACGGCAGCCGACGGCAGCCTCTACCTGCAGAAGGACCGGCTCTTCCCCAGTCTGGAGGAGCTGCTGGCTTATTACAAGGCCAACTGGAAGCGGACCCAGAACCCATTGCTGCAGCCCTGCGTGCCCCAG AAGCCCCCCGAGTGGGACGAGTGGGAGCGGCCACACTCTGAGTTCACTCTGCGGAGGAAGCTGGGCAGAGGCTACTTCGGGGAGGTGTGGGAAGGCCTGTGGCTTGGCTTCGTGCCCGTggctgtcaaggtcatcaaagcAG CCGACATGAAGCTCGCTGACCTGGCCCAGGAGATCCAGACGCTCAAGAGCCTGAGGCACGAGCGCCTCATCCGGCTGCACGCGGTGTGCTCCGCGGGCGATCCCGTGTACATTGTCACCGAGCTCATGCGCAAGGGCAGCCTGCGGGCCTTCCTAGGCA GCCCCGAAGGCCGGGCCCTGAGCCCGCCTCTCCTGCTGACCTTTGGCTGCCAGGTGGCTGAGGGCATGAGCTACCTGGAGGAGCAGCGCATTGTACACCGGGACCTGGCCGCCAGGAATGTGCTTGTGGGCGACGACCTAGCCTGCAAGGTGGCCGACTTTGGCCTGGCCCGGCTGCTCAAG GACGATTTCTACTCCCCGAGCAGCGGCTCCAAGATCCCCGTCAAGTGGACGGCGCCCGAGGCGGCCAACTACTGCGTGTACTCCCCAAAGTCAGACGTCTGGTCCTTTGGGGTCCTGCTCTACGAGGTCTTCACCTACGGCCAGTGTCCCTACGAAG GAATGAGCAACCACGAGACTCTGCAGCAGATTTCGCGAGGGTACCGTCTGCCGCGCCCCGCCGCCTGCCCGGCCGAGGTCTACGCGCTCATGCTGGAGTGCTGGAGCGGCTGCCCCGAGCGGCGGCCCGCCTTCGCGGCGCTGCAGGGGAGGCTGGGCGCTGTGGGCAGGCGCCGCCGCCCGGCCCTCACGTGA
- the FNDC11 gene encoding fibronectin type III domain-containing protein 11: MNFQVSGLGLDNMKLDCPQSFLDQEEEAEEAEDQQLLEPEAWRTYVERRNALREFLTSDLSPHLLRRHHARMDLLRKCSYYIEILPKHLALGDQNPLVLPSAMFQLIDPWKFQRMKKLGTAQTKIQLLLLGDLLEQLDHGRSELDALLESPDPRPFLAGWGLVEQRLADLAAVMDSFLAMMVPGRLHIKHRLVSDVGAAKVPHIRLMLSTKMPVVFDRKASVAHQDWVSLRWFVTIQPAAAEQFELRFKLLDPRTQQERTQCGAIPVAACTVAVRNLLPNRSYRFTVKRAESYTLVYEPWRDSLTLQTRPGPPEGPAPGRLGKLSPPLPTPSER; encoded by the coding sequence ATGAACTTCCAGGTATCAGGCCTGGGCCTGGACAACATGAAGCTGGACTGTCCCCAGTCCTTCctggaccaggaggaggaggccgAGGAGGCCGAGGATCAGCAGCTGCTGGAGCCGGAGGCCTGGCGCACCTACGTGGAGCGGCGCAACGCTCTGCGCGAGTTCCTGACCTCGGACCTGAGCCCCCACCTGCTCAGGCGCCACCACGCCCGCATGGACCTCCTCCGCAAGTGCTCCTACTACATCGAGATCCTCCCCAAGCACCTGGCTCTGGGCGACCAGAACCCGCTGGTGCTGCCCTCTGCCATGTTCCAGCTCATCGACCCCTGGAAGTTCCAGCGCATGAAGAAGCTGGGCACCGCCCAGACCAAGATCCAGCTTCTGCTGCTCGGGGACCTGCTGGAGCAGCTGGACCACGGCCGCTCCGAGCTGGACGCCCTGCTGGAGTCGCCCGACCCGCGGCCCTTCCTGGCGGGCTGGGGGCTGGTGGAGCAGCGGCTGGCGGACCTGGCGGCCGTCATGGACAGCTTCCTCGCCATGATGGTGCCAGGGCGCCTGCATATCAAGCACCGCCTGGTGTCTGACGTTGGCGCCGCCAAGGTCCCGCACATCCGGCTCATGCTGAGCACCAAGATGCCCGTCGTGTTTGACCGCAAGGCCTCGGTGGCCCACCAGGACTGGGTCAGCCTGCGCTGGTTTGTCACCATCCAGCCGGCCGCGGCAGAGCAGTTCGAGCTGCGCTTCAAGCTGCTGGACCCGCGGACCCAGCAGGAGCGGACACAGTGCGGGGCCATCCCCGTGGCCGCCTGCACCGTCGCCGTCCGAAACCTGCTGCCCAACCGCTCCTACAGGTTCACCGTCAAGAGGGCGGAGAGCTACACGCTGGTCTACGAGCCCTGGCGGGACAGCCTCACCCTGCAGACCCGGCCAGGGCCTCCCGAAGGGCCCGCTCCCGGCCGGCTGGGCAAGCTcagcccacccctgcccacaccttCCGAGAgatga
- the GMEB2 gene encoding glucocorticoid modulatory element-binding protein 2, which produces MATPDVSVHMEEVVVVTTPDTAVDGSGVEEVKTVLVTTNLAPHGGDLTEDSMETENAAAAAAAAFTASSQLKEAVLVKMAEEEESLEAEIVYPITCGDSRANLIWRKFVCPGINVKCVQYDEHVISPKEFVHLAGKSTLKDWKRAIRMNGIMLRKIMDSGELDFYQHDRVCSNTCRSTKIDLSGARASLGSPTPAEYIPLTPATADVNGAPATITIEACEDPGDWATAVGDDTFAFWRGLKDAGLLDEVVQEFHQELVETMKGLQQRVQDPPLQLRDAVLLNNIVQNFGMLDLVKKVLASHKCQMDRSREQYARDLAALEQQCDEHRRRAKELKHKSQHLSNVLMTLTPVSLPPPVKRPRLARATSGPAAIASQVLAQSAQIALTPGVPVSQLAGVPLGKVVSALPSPVLGKAAPQAAPAGSPASPLLGGYTVLASSGSAFPGAVEIHPDASSLTVLSTAAVQDGGTVVKVVSPLQLLTLPGLGPALQNVAQVSPGGSTIVTVPTGAVESAVAAPGPEEHAATVEVAAMAEGHGHK; this is translated from the exons ATGGCCACCCCGGATGTCAGCGTCCAcatggaggaggtggtggtggtgacaacGCCCGACACGGCGGTGGACGGCAGCGGCGTGGAGGAGGTGAAGACCGTGCTGGTCACCACCAACCTGGCCCCTCACGG ggGTGACCTGACGGAAGACAGCATGGAGACGGAAAatgccgccgcggccgccgccgccgccttcaCAGCCTCCTCGCAGCTCAAGGAGGCCGTGTTAG TGAAGATGGCTGAAGAGGAGGAGAGCCTGGAGGCCGAGATCGTGTACCCCATCACCTGCGGGGACAGCAGGGCCAACCTCATCTGGAGGAAGTTCGTGTGCCCCGGCATCAACGTCAAGTGTGTTCAG TACGACGAGCACGTCATCAGCCCGAAGGAGTTCGTGCACCTGGCGGGCAAGTCCACCCTCAAGGACTGGAAGAGGGCCATTCGCATGAACGGCATCATGCTCAG GAAGATCATGGACTCGGGCGAGCTGGACTTCTACCAGCACGACAGGGTTTGCTCCAACACCTGCCGCAGCACCAAGATCGACCTCTCGGGGGCCCGCGCGTCCCTGGGCAGCCCCACGCCGGCCGAGTACATCCCTCTCACACCCGCCACGGCTGACG TGAACGGGGCTCCTGCCACCATCACCATAGAGGCCTGCGAGGACCCTGGGGACTGGGCCACGGCCGTCGGAG ATGACACGTTTGCCTTCTGGCGGGGGCTCAAGGACGCCGGCCTGCTGGACGAGGTCGTACAGGAGTTCCACCAGGAGCTGGTGGAGACCATGAAGGGCCTGCAGCAGCGGGTCCAGGACCCTCCCCTGCAGCTCCGAG ACGCCGTGCTCCTGAACAACATCGTGCAGAACTTCGGCATGCTGGACCTGGTGAAGAAGGTGCTGGCCAGCCACAAGTGCCAGATGGACCGCTCGCGGGAGCAGTATGCCCGGGACCTGGCAG CCCTGGAGCAGCAGTGTGACGAGCACCGCCGCCGGGCCAAGGAGCTCAAGCACAAGTCTCAGCACCTCAGCAACGTGCTCATGACGCTGACGCCCGTCTCCCTGCCGCCCCCCGTGAAGCGGCCCCGGCTGGCGAGGGCCACGTCCGGGCCGGCCGCCATCGCCTCGCAGGTGCTCGCCCAGTCGGCCCAGATCGCCCTGACGCCCGGCGTACCCGTCTCCCAGCTCGCCGGCGTGCCGCTGGGCAAGGTGGTGTCGGCCCTGCCCTCGCCCGTGCTGGGCAAGGCCGCCCCCCAGGCCGCCCCGGCCGGCTCCCCCGCCTCGCCGCTGCTTGGCGGCTACACGGTGCTGGCCTCCTCGGGCAGCGCCTTCCCCGGAGCTGTGGAGATCCACCCGGACGCCTCCAGCCTCACGGTGCTGAGCACAGCGGCCGTGCAGGACGGCGGCACGGTGGTCAAGGTGGTCAGCCCGCTGCAGCTGCTCACCCTGCCCGGCCTGGGCCCCGCCCTGCAGAACGTGGCCCAGGTGTCGCCTGGGGGCAGCACCATCGTGACAGTGCCCACGGGGGCCGTCGAGAGCGCCGTGGCCGCCCCGGGGCCCGAGGAACACGCGGCCACTGTTGAGGTGGCCGCCATGGCAGAGGGTCACGGGCACAAGTAG